In Haloarcula sp. H-GB4, a single genomic region encodes these proteins:
- a CDS encoding deoxyribodipyrimidine photo-lyase, with product MHVFWHQRDLRIPDNRGLTAAAADDEVLSVYVLDTDLLANVGKRQRAFLLAGVRALKQAYRDHGGDLLVRKGSAVEVLSDVVEEYDADRVYYNKHYRPVRRNRQRRVDKALPTKSLTDLVLVDPAGLDSQYENHSCFYDDWQAHHKLPPVGSPDSDSLVDVSDPTTAPTIETDIDLPTPGYEGARQRYDDFLTGGIETYNDTRDDMRAAVERPTSAISRMSPYLAAGMIGIREMWRDASDRHTEATGDAQRNIQKYRYELSWREQSYHLLYHNPTLLSENYKSFPNHIQWENDEDNFEAWKRGETGYPLVDAGMRQLEQEGYIHNRPRQNVASFLTKHLLVDWREGARHFRKRLIDHDPANNAASWQWTASTGTDSVDVRIFDPVAQMSKYDSGADYVTEYVPELRDVPADKIVDWPTLSDGERKELAPDYYHPIVDRNAAYERAQRVFETALGKR from the coding sequence ATGCATGTTTTCTGGCACCAGCGGGACCTTCGGATACCGGACAACCGGGGGCTGACTGCTGCCGCCGCAGACGACGAAGTACTGTCGGTGTACGTTCTCGACACGGACCTGCTGGCAAACGTTGGGAAGCGGCAACGAGCATTCCTGCTGGCCGGTGTCCGAGCGCTGAAACAGGCGTATCGGGACCACGGCGGGGACCTGCTCGTCAGGAAGGGGAGCGCCGTTGAGGTGCTCTCAGACGTCGTCGAGGAGTACGACGCCGACCGGGTGTACTACAACAAGCATTACCGGCCCGTGCGGCGGAACCGCCAGCGGCGGGTCGACAAAGCGCTCCCGACGAAATCGCTGACTGACCTCGTGCTCGTTGACCCGGCAGGGCTCGATAGTCAGTACGAGAACCACAGCTGCTTCTATGACGACTGGCAGGCTCACCACAAGCTACCGCCGGTCGGCAGTCCGGACTCGGATTCACTCGTCGACGTGTCGGACCCGACGACAGCGCCGACCATTGAGACAGATATCGACTTACCCACGCCCGGCTACGAGGGCGCACGGCAGCGGTACGACGACTTCCTCACCGGCGGCATCGAGACGTACAACGACACCCGGGATGATATGCGGGCCGCCGTCGAGCGGCCGACCAGCGCCATCTCACGGATGTCCCCGTACCTCGCGGCGGGGATGATCGGCATCCGCGAGATGTGGCGCGATGCGTCCGACCGACATACCGAAGCCACCGGCGACGCCCAGCGGAACATCCAGAAGTACCGCTACGAGCTTTCGTGGCGCGAACAGAGCTACCACCTGCTGTACCACAACCCGACACTGCTGTCGGAGAACTACAAGTCGTTCCCAAACCACATTCAGTGGGAAAACGACGAAGACAACTTCGAGGCCTGGAAGCGCGGCGAGACGGGGTATCCGCTCGTTGACGCCGGTATGCGCCAGCTCGAACAGGAGGGATACATCCACAACCGGCCGCGCCAGAACGTTGCGTCCTTCCTCACGAAGCATCTCCTCGTCGACTGGCGCGAGGGGGCGCGGCATTTCCGGAAGCGACTGATCGACCACGACCCAGCTAACAACGCCGCCAGCTGGCAATGGACGGCCTCGACCGGGACAGACTCAGTGGACGTGCGGATCTTCGACCCAGTCGCACAGATGAGCAAGTACGACAGTGGGGCGGACTACGTTACGGAGTACGTGCCGGAACTTCGTGACGTTCCGGCGGACAAGATCGTCGACTGGCCGACGCTCTCAGACGGCGAACGCAAGGAACTGGCCCCGGACTACTACCACCCAATCGTCGACCGGAACGCCGCCTACGAGCGAGCACAGCGCGTGTTCGAGACGGCGCTTGGGAAGCGGTAA
- a CDS encoding metal-dependent hydrolase, protein MPDLLSHAFIAFTICTLLSLRYDWLTGEYVTVGMAGAFIPDMAKIMILVDAAAVEAVLDTPFDWMGVHTLGGAFVAVLVGVVVVNRADRRRVFGLLSLGAASHLFADSLLLKASGRSYEVLWPLTQYHPPTPGLYLSTDIWLTGVTGAVAVAAWLFAARS, encoded by the coding sequence ATGCCGGACCTGCTTTCGCACGCTTTCATCGCGTTCACCATCTGTACCCTCCTGTCGCTACGGTACGACTGGCTCACTGGGGAGTATGTCACTGTGGGTATGGCGGGCGCGTTCATTCCGGATATGGCGAAGATCATGATTCTTGTAGATGCTGCGGCCGTCGAGGCGGTGCTGGACACCCCGTTTGACTGGATGGGCGTCCACACGCTCGGTGGCGCGTTCGTCGCCGTCCTCGTAGGGGTAGTGGTCGTGAACCGCGCCGACCGACGGCGCGTGTTCGGTCTGCTGTCGCTCGGAGCGGCCAGTCACCTGTTTGCCGATTCGCTTCTGCTGAAGGCCTCTGGGCGGTCGTACGAAGTGCTGTGGCCCCTGACACAGTACCACCCGCCCACGCCGGGGCTCTATCTGAGTACGGACATCTGGCTCACCGGCGTCACTGGGGCTGTCGCGGTGGCAGCGTGGCTGTTCGCGGCCCGCTCGTGA
- a CDS encoding 2-oxoacid:ferredoxin oxidoreductase subunit beta: MSSDVRFTDFKSDKQPTWCPGCGDFGTMNGMMKALAETGNDPDNTFIVAGIGCSGKIGTYMHSYALHGVHGRALPVGIGVKMANPDLEVMVSGGDGDGYSIGAGHFIHAVRRNVDMSYVVMDNRIYGLTKGQASPTSREDFETSTSPDGPNQPPVNPKALALASGATFIAQSFSSNAQRHAEIVQKAVEHDGFGFVNVYSPCVTFNDVDTYDYFRDAIVDLDESDHDPSDRDQAKDKILESEKEYMGVLYQDEDSVPFEEREGVEGSMAEIPDGAPEGAMDLVREFY; encoded by the coding sequence ATGAGCTCCGACGTTCGCTTCACAGACTTCAAATCCGACAAGCAACCGACCTGGTGTCCCGGCTGCGGTGACTTCGGGACGATGAACGGCATGATGAAGGCACTGGCAGAGACGGGCAACGACCCCGACAATACCTTCATCGTCGCCGGTATCGGCTGTTCCGGTAAGATCGGGACGTACATGCACAGCTACGCGCTCCACGGCGTCCACGGCCGCGCCCTGCCGGTGGGCATCGGCGTGAAGATGGCCAACCCGGACCTCGAAGTGATGGTCTCGGGCGGTGACGGTGACGGGTACTCCATCGGTGCCGGCCACTTCATCCACGCAGTGCGACGCAACGTCGACATGAGCTACGTCGTGATGGACAACCGTATTTACGGGCTGACGAAGGGGCAGGCCTCGCCGACCTCGCGCGAGGACTTCGAAACCTCGACCTCGCCTGACGGGCCGAACCAGCCGCCGGTCAATCCGAAGGCGCTGGCGCTGGCCTCCGGTGCGACGTTCATCGCGCAGTCGTTCTCCTCGAACGCACAGCGACACGCCGAAATCGTCCAGAAGGCCGTCGAACACGACGGCTTCGGCTTCGTGAACGTCTACTCGCCGTGTGTGACGTTCAACGACGTGGACACCTACGATTACTTCCGCGATGCCATCGTGGACCTCGACGAGTCCGACCACGACCCGTCGGACCGCGACCAGGCCAAGGACAAGATCCTCGAAAGCGAGAAAGAGTACATGGGCGTCCTATATCAGGACGAGGACTCCGTTCCCTTCGAGGAGCGTGAGGGCGTCGAGGGCTCGATGGCCGAGATTCCGGACGGCGCGCCCGAGGGCGCGATGGACCTCGTCCGCGAGTTCTACTAA
- a CDS encoding class I SAM-dependent methyltransferase, whose protein sequence is MGDTLNYDEAEARQEEAIYRTPAAAARRERVRDLLAPDPGDTVLSIGCGPGFEPAEIGWAVGNAGHVHGIDRSKSMLELARERCAPLPQVTVSLGGAGNLPVADESVDAAVAVQVFEYLETPASAVAELARVLRPGGSAVVCDADFSSLVWRSPDPERMARVLKAFDDHCPQPRLGSRLAPVLREAGLTVDRVEPNTIVNSRLEAGTFAYHLMQFIEDYAAGHGAIGRMAAQAWADDLREQEVAGETFFSFTQYCYLVRKPSPR, encoded by the coding sequence ATGGGTGACACGCTCAACTACGACGAGGCGGAAGCCCGGCAGGAGGAAGCGATATACAGAACACCGGCCGCAGCGGCGCGTCGGGAGCGAGTCCGGGACCTGCTCGCACCTGACCCAGGCGACACCGTTCTTTCTATTGGCTGTGGACCGGGCTTCGAGCCGGCGGAGATCGGCTGGGCGGTCGGCAATGCGGGACACGTCCACGGTATCGACCGGAGCAAGTCGATGCTTGAACTCGCCCGGGAACGCTGTGCCCCGCTCCCGCAGGTGACCGTGTCACTGGGAGGCGCTGGCAACCTTCCAGTGGCTGACGAATCGGTCGACGCGGCCGTTGCGGTGCAGGTGTTCGAGTACCTCGAAACACCTGCGTCGGCAGTTGCAGAACTGGCCCGTGTCCTGCGACCCGGCGGGTCCGCTGTCGTCTGTGACGCGGACTTTTCGTCGCTTGTCTGGCGCAGTCCAGATCCCGAGCGAATGGCCCGCGTCCTCAAGGCGTTTGACGACCACTGCCCGCAGCCACGGCTCGGCTCCCGTCTGGCCCCGGTTCTCCGTGAGGCTGGGCTGACAGTCGACCGGGTCGAACCGAACACCATCGTCAACAGTCGGCTCGAAGCGGGGACGTTCGCGTATCATCTCATGCAGTTCATCGAGGACTATGCAGCTGGCCATGGAGCCATCGGGCGGATGGCGGCACAGGCCTGGGCGGACGACCTACGGGAGCAGGAGGTCGCCGGAGAGACGTTTTTCAGTTTCACACAGTACTGCTATCTTGTTCGCAAACCTTCGCCGCGGTAG
- a CDS encoding molybdopterin-binding protein, producing MALSARNNLNRTIRSVTMDEVMAEVVIELDGGETVTSTITRGSADRLNLAEGDEVSAVIKASEVMVNKD from the coding sequence ATGGCACTCAGTGCCCGGAACAATCTCAACAGAACGATTCGTTCAGTAACGATGGATGAAGTAATGGCTGAGGTTGTCATCGAACTGGACGGTGGCGAGACAGTCACGTCGACGATTACACGGGGGTCAGCCGACCGGCTCAACCTCGCCGAAGGCGACGAGGTGTCGGCGGTAATCAAGGCCAGCGAAGTGATGGTCAACAAGGACTGA